The Helianthus annuus cultivar XRQ/B chromosome 16, HanXRQr2.0-SUNRISE, whole genome shotgun sequence genome includes a window with the following:
- the LOC110916306 gene encoding uncharacterized protein At1g01500, which yields MDQEFNNNNNNNNLSISVHNPFNYRLTNGSTNPHHQTTSCCLEIRLFYVRITPCTVTTVPENLTLRNLRREIGVSLEINGVRVPSSNTALVTLRRDRVDTESSEVTYVSTDNVRVSGAIEFEVIDELDDREMVLCGSVERIEPIWSNGGLDNGNSGVGSKTGWSMDFYAANLSKFGGFSTSIEVYIAGCCSSVPVILTKTIQVSPRRRGLRQGTLDAIPEDEEVGKEVVRENGVVRQRKLLHTGEEGYEYESGVKVGPSYYSDEMYYDEDGQLTWFNAGVRVGVGIGLGMCLGIGIGVGLLMRSYQATTRNFRRRFF from the exons ATGGATCAAGAgtttaacaacaacaacaataataataatctatCAATATCCGTACACAACCCATTCAATTACAGACTCACAAACGGTTCAACAAATCCTCACCATCAAACGACGTCGTGCTGCCTCGAAATCCGTTTATTCTACGTCAGAATCACACCGTGCACCGTTACCACCGTGCCGGAAAACCTAACGCTGCGAAACCTCCGCCGTGAAATCGGCGTTTCACTTGAAATTAACGGCGTTAGGGTTCCGTCATCCAACACTGCGTTAGTAACATTACGTAGAGACCGTGTGGATACAGAGTCGTCAGAAGTGACGTATGTTAGTACGGATAATGTTAGGGTTTCTGGTGCGATTGAATTTGAGGTAATTGACGAGTTAGATGATCGAGAGATGGTTTTGTGTGGATCGGTTGAGCGAATCGAACCGATTTGGAGCAATGGGGGTTTGGATAATGGTAATAGTGGTGTTGGATCGAAAACTGGTTGGAGTATGGACTTTTACGCTGCGAATTTGTCGAAATTCGGGGGGTTTTCAACGTCGATTGAGGTTTATATTGCTGGTTGTTGCTCTTCGGTGCCAGTGATATTGACGAAAACGATTCAAGTTAGTCCACGGAGACGAGGGCTTAGGCAGGGGACGCTTGATGCGATACCGGAGGATGAAGAGGTTGGTAAGGAAGTGGTGAGGGAGAATGGGGTTGTGCGGCAGCGGAAATTGCTG CATACAGGGGAAGAAGGCTATGAGTATGAATCAGGAGTCAAAGTCGGACCAAGCTATTATTCAGATGAAATGTACTATGATGAAGATGGTCAACTCACCTGGTTCAATGCTGGTGTAAGAGTTGGTGTTGGGATCGGCCTCGGGATGTGTCTTGGTATCGGGATTGGTGTCGGTTTGCTAATGCGCTCGTATCAAGCCACCACTCGCAATTTCAGGAGGAGATTTTTTTGA